The stretch of DNA CAGATGGTCCAGCACGTGGCGGCCACCTTCGGTCGCATCGACATCCTCGTGAACAATGCCGGGATCACCCGGCGCGCCTACATCATGGATCTCACCGAGGCGGATTGGGACCGCATCATGCGCGTCAACGCCAAGGGCGTGTTCTTCTGCCTGCAGCGGGTAGCGCGCGAGATGATTCCCCGGCGCAGCGGCGTGATCGTGAACATCGCCTCGATCGCCGGCAAGGGGTTCGCGGGCACCTCCAACGCCATCTACGCGGCCAGCAAGGGCAGCGTGATCTCCCTCACCCGCACCGCCGCCCAGCAGCTCGCCCGCCACAACATCAACGTCAACGCCGTGTGCCCCGGCACCACGGTCACCGCGCTGTCGGAGGCGAACGTGGTCACCCGCGCGCGCGAGGAAGGGATCTCCGTCGAGGACATGACCCGCCGCCGCAATGCCGCCATCCCCCTCGGCCGTCCCAATGACCCCGAGGACGTGGCCGCCCTCGCTGTCTTCCTGGCCTCACCGGGCGCGCGAAACATCACCGGCCAGTCGTTCAACGTCGACGGCGGCATCATCTTTGACTAACAGGTATTAGCCAGGATTATCCGTGCACGTGTGTTCTGGTCACATGCTCCCCCTCATTTACTCAGCCCTCGCCTCAGGGCTTCGCCCTTCAGCTCGAACTGCGGCCCTCTCTCCTCCGGGGGCGAGGGATTCAAAAGAGTCTGGCCTCGGGGAAACCCGCATCACCGCGTCCTCTGCTCCGAGGGCAAATTTTTTAGATCCCTCTCCCCCATCGGGGGAGAGGGCAGGGTGAGGGGGCAGACTCCTCTTCATGAATGCTCGGCAACTTACTTGCCGCTTTTCTAAGGCCATAAAGGAGGACTCATCATGAACGTCGGAATCTCCGTGCCCCTGCCCGCCTACCTCGTGGATGTCGGCGCCATGGCCAGAAAGGCCGAAGAGCTCGGCTTCGAGTCGTTCTGGTGCGCCGAGCACCCGTTCATTCCCGTGCAATCGCAGAGCCGCTTCCCCGGCTCCGAGGACGGGGTCATTCCCGAGACCTACTCCCACTTCATCGACCCCTTCGTGGCCCTGGCGCGCGCCTCGGGCACCACGAGCCGCATCAAGCTCGGGACGGGCATCGTCCTCGTTCCCGAGCGGCATCCGCTCCTCCTGGCCAAGGAGATCTCGACCCTCGACCTCT from Candidatus Methylomirabilota bacterium encodes:
- a CDS encoding glucose 1-dehydrogenase; its protein translation is MTLDDRVAIVTGAGNGIGKATALALAQAGAHVAAVDVDAGAAKAAADAVAALGRRSLALDTDVGDLASIDQMVQHVAATFGRIDILVNNAGITRRAYIMDLTEADWDRIMRVNAKGVFFCLQRVAREMIPRRSGVIVNIASIAGKGFAGTSNAIYAASKGSVISLTRTAAQQLARHNINVNAVCPGTTVTALSEANVVTRAREEGISVEDMTRRRNAAIPLGRPNDPEDVAALAVFLASPGARNITGQSFNVDGGIIFD
- a CDS encoding TIGR03619 family F420-dependent LLM class oxidoreductase is translated as MNVGISVPLPAYLVDVGAMARKAEELGFESFWCAEHPFIPVQSQSRFPGSEDGVIPETYSHFIDPFVALARASGTTSRIKLGTGIVLVPERHPLLLAKEISTLDLFSGGRFLFGIGAGWLREETQIMGGDFDHRWSQTRESILAMKELWTKREAEFHGKYYDFPPVRSYPKPAQKPHPPVLLGGGAKNVLQR